One genomic window of Streptomyces sp. NBC_01498 includes the following:
- a CDS encoding PHP domain-containing protein, giving the protein MRIDLHTHSSASDGTDTPAELVRNAAAAGLDVVALTDHDTTRGHAEARAALDALDDTTGAGLTLVPGAELSCRTGDVGLHMLAYLFDPDEPRLLRERELVRDDRVPRARAMVAKLRELGVPITWDQVARIAGDGSIGRPHIASALVELGVVDSVDEAFSSRWLADHGRVHVPRHELDPFDAVRLVKAAGGVTVLAHPLAVTRGPVISEAVLGRLAEAGLDGVEVDHMNHDEPTRARLRTLAADLGLLTTGSSDYHGSRKTVRLGEYTTDPEVYAELVRRAAAAERPRTDAAPYGGVST; this is encoded by the coding sequence GTGCGCATCGACCTGCACACCCACTCCTCGGCGTCGGACGGTACGGACACCCCGGCCGAGCTGGTGCGCAACGCGGCGGCGGCCGGGCTGGACGTCGTCGCGCTCACCGACCACGACACGACACGCGGCCACGCCGAGGCGCGCGCGGCCCTCGACGCGCTGGACGACACCACCGGCGCCGGGCTCACCCTGGTCCCCGGCGCCGAGCTGTCCTGCCGGACCGGCGACGTGGGCCTGCACATGCTGGCGTACCTCTTCGATCCCGACGAACCCCGCCTGCTGCGCGAGCGCGAGCTGGTGCGCGACGACCGGGTGCCGCGCGCGCGGGCGATGGTGGCCAAGCTCCGGGAACTCGGTGTGCCGATCACCTGGGACCAGGTCGCCCGGATCGCCGGCGACGGCTCGATCGGCCGCCCGCACATCGCCTCCGCGCTGGTCGAGCTGGGCGTGGTGGACTCCGTCGACGAGGCGTTCAGCTCCCGGTGGCTCGCCGACCACGGCCGGGTGCACGTCCCCCGGCACGAACTGGACCCCTTCGACGCGGTCCGGCTGGTCAAGGCGGCCGGCGGTGTCACCGTCCTCGCCCATCCGCTGGCCGTGACCCGTGGCCCGGTCATCTCCGAAGCGGTTCTCGGGCGCCTGGCCGAGGCGGGACTCGACGGCGTCGAGGTCGACCACATGAACCACGACGAGCCCACCCGCGCCCGGCTGCGGACACTCGCCGCCGATCTCGGCCTGCTCACCACGGGCTCCAGCGACTACCACGGCAGCCGAAAGACGGTCCGGCTCGGGGAGTACACCACCGACCCGGAGGTCTACGCCGAGCTCGTCCGGCGCGCGGCGGCAGCGGAACGCCCCCGCACGGATGCTGCTCCGTACGGGGGCGTCTCGACATGA
- a CDS encoding alpha/beta fold hydrolase has translation MSRPRTFTPPPRTRALRLVTRRGEFAVLDARPEGVARGTALLLPGYIGSKEDFIAMLEPLTAAGYRVVSVDGRGQYESDGPDSQDAYAQRELAADVLAQAEAVGPPVHLVGHSLGGQIARAAVLADPAPFLTLTLISSGPARISPPQVERVRLLSEVLADPRLDMEQVWAAIQAMEPPEEADVDGGLLRRRWLRHSPAQLMSTGRQLTVEPDRVGELAAVRPLPKHVVSGERDDVWPVAAFDDMARRLEARRTVIEGAEHSPNTDQPLRTAAALSAFWDAH, from the coding sequence ATGAGTCGGCCGCGCACCTTTACTCCGCCGCCCCGTACCCGTGCGCTGCGGCTGGTCACGCGGCGCGGGGAGTTCGCCGTGCTCGACGCGCGGCCCGAGGGGGTGGCGCGGGGTACCGCGCTCCTGTTGCCCGGGTACATCGGGAGCAAGGAGGACTTCATCGCGATGCTGGAGCCGCTGACCGCGGCCGGTTACCGTGTCGTCTCCGTGGACGGGCGCGGGCAGTACGAGTCCGACGGGCCCGACTCCCAGGACGCCTACGCGCAGCGGGAGTTGGCGGCGGACGTGCTGGCGCAGGCGGAGGCCGTCGGGCCGCCGGTGCATCTCGTGGGGCACTCCCTGGGCGGGCAGATCGCGCGCGCGGCCGTCCTGGCGGACCCCGCGCCGTTCCTGACGCTGACGCTGATCTCGTCCGGCCCGGCCAGGATCTCGCCCCCGCAGGTGGAGCGCGTACGGCTGCTGAGCGAGGTACTGGCCGACCCGCGCCTGGACATGGAGCAGGTCTGGGCGGCCATCCAGGCCATGGAGCCGCCGGAGGAGGCCGATGTGGACGGCGGACTGCTGCGGCGCCGCTGGCTGCGCCACAGCCCGGCCCAACTGATGTCCACGGGGCGCCAGTTGACCGTGGAGCCGGACCGGGTCGGTGAGCTGGCCGCCGTACGGCCGCTGCCCAAGCATGTGGTCTCCGGCGAGCGGGACGACGTCTGGCCGGTGGCGGCGTTCGACGACATGGCGCGGCGGCTGGAGGCGCGCCGGACGGTGATCGAGGGCGCCGAGCACTCCCCCAACACCGATCAGCCCCTGCGTACCGCCGCCGCGCTCAGCGCCTTCTGGGACGCGCACTGA
- a CDS encoding magnesium transporter MgtE N-terminal domain-containing protein encodes MASSTSRVFVSHLAGVPVFDPNGDQVGRVRDLVAMLRVGGRPPRVLGMVVEVLSRRRIFLPMTRVTGVAAGQVITTGVVNMRRFEQRAAERLVLGELLDRRVVLVENDERVTVLDVAVEQLPARREWEIGKVFVRRGKTGALRRRGETLTVDWSAVTGFTLEEDGQGAENLVATFERLRPADLANVLHHLTPKRRAEVAAALDDDRLADVLEELPEDDQVEILGKLKDDRAADVLEAMDPDDAADLLSELPEEDQERLLTLMRPDDAADVRRLLAYEERTAGGLMTTEPIVLRPDATVADALARVRRRDLSPALAAQVYVCRAPDETPTGKYLGTVHFQRLLRDPPFTLVGSIVESDLPPLAPDTPLTEVTGYLAAYNMVAAPVVDESGSLLGAVTVDDVLDHLLPEDWRETGFDGLEEAARGR; translated from the coding sequence ATGGCGTCGAGCACCTCCCGGGTATTCGTCTCGCACCTCGCCGGTGTGCCGGTCTTCGACCCGAACGGCGACCAGGTCGGGCGGGTGCGCGACTTGGTGGCGATGCTGCGCGTCGGCGGCCGTCCGCCACGGGTCCTGGGCATGGTGGTGGAGGTGCTGAGCAGGCGTCGGATCTTCCTGCCGATGACCCGGGTCACGGGCGTCGCCGCAGGTCAGGTGATCACCACGGGCGTGGTCAACATGCGGCGCTTCGAACAGCGGGCCGCCGAACGGCTGGTCCTGGGCGAACTGCTCGACCGGCGGGTGGTGCTGGTGGAGAACGACGAGCGGGTGACCGTCCTCGACGTGGCCGTCGAGCAGCTGCCCGCCCGCCGCGAGTGGGAGATCGGCAAGGTCTTCGTACGGCGCGGCAAGACCGGCGCGCTGCGCAGGCGCGGCGAGACGCTGACCGTCGACTGGTCCGCCGTCACCGGCTTCACGCTGGAGGAGGACGGGCAGGGCGCGGAGAACCTCGTCGCGACGTTCGAGCGGCTGCGCCCCGCCGATCTGGCCAACGTGCTGCACCATCTGACGCCGAAGCGGCGCGCGGAGGTGGCCGCCGCCCTGGACGACGACCGGCTGGCCGACGTCCTGGAGGAGCTGCCCGAGGACGACCAGGTGGAGATCCTGGGGAAGCTGAAGGACGACCGGGCCGCCGACGTGCTGGAGGCGATGGACCCGGACGACGCGGCCGACCTGCTCTCCGAGCTCCCCGAGGAGGACCAGGAGCGGCTGCTGACGCTGATGCGGCCCGACGACGCCGCCGACGTACGGAGGCTGCTGGCGTACGAGGAGCGGACGGCGGGCGGTCTGATGACGACCGAGCCGATCGTGCTGCGGCCGGACGCGACGGTCGCGGACGCGCTGGCGCGGGTACGCCGGCGGGACCTGTCGCCCGCGCTGGCCGCGCAGGTCTACGTGTGCCGGGCGCCGGACGAGACGCCGACGGGCAAGTACCTGGGCACGGTGCACTTCCAACGGCTGCTGCGGGACCCGCCGTTCACGCTGGTCGGTTCGATCGTGGAGAGCGACCTGCCGCCACTGGCGCCGGACACGCCGCTGACCGAGGTGACCGGCTATCTCGCCGCGTACAACATGGTGGCCGCACCGGTCGTGGACGAGAGCGGGTCGCTGCTGGGCGCCGTGACGGTCGACGACGTCCTGGACCACCTGCTGCCGGAGGACTGGCGGGAGACCGGGTTCGACGGTCTGGAGGAGGCCGCGCGTGGCCGTTGA
- a CDS encoding NYN domain-containing protein, whose protein sequence is MSEAEITPETPDTPGVAELGARLERTNELLQRMLAEVAKTPSTHAIFVDAGYVYAAAGLLVAGTEDRRSFDLDTEGLIEAFIDKARTIFADSRLLRVYWYDGARRRIHTPEQQAIAELPDVKVRLGNLNANNQQKGVDSLIRTDLESLARHRAISDAALVGGDEDLVSAVEAAQGYGARVHLWGIESGGGRNQAEPLLWEVDSQRTFDLEFWQPYVTRRPVTTYENEGEPPPSREEARFIGAQIAATWLVERGRAAMAELLPGRPYLPGPVDQDLLIEAERLLQRSLRGHSVLRRALRDGFWQHMESQF, encoded by the coding sequence ATGAGCGAGGCAGAGATCACCCCCGAGACGCCCGACACCCCCGGCGTCGCCGAACTCGGCGCCCGCCTGGAGCGCACCAACGAACTGCTCCAGCGGATGCTCGCCGAGGTCGCCAAGACGCCGTCCACCCACGCCATCTTCGTGGACGCCGGTTACGTCTACGCTGCGGCCGGATTACTTGTCGCGGGCACCGAGGACCGCCGGTCCTTCGACCTCGACACCGAAGGGCTCATCGAGGCGTTCATCGACAAGGCGCGGACGATCTTCGCGGACAGCAGACTGCTGCGGGTCTACTGGTACGACGGCGCCCGCCGGCGCATCCACACGCCCGAGCAGCAGGCCATCGCCGAGCTGCCCGACGTCAAGGTCCGCCTCGGCAACCTCAACGCCAACAACCAGCAGAAGGGCGTCGACTCCCTGATCCGCACGGACCTCGAATCGCTCGCCCGGCACCGCGCCATCAGCGACGCCGCGCTCGTCGGCGGCGACGAGGACCTGGTGTCCGCCGTCGAGGCCGCGCAGGGGTACGGCGCGCGGGTCCACCTCTGGGGCATCGAGTCCGGCGGCGGGCGCAACCAGGCCGAGCCACTTCTCTGGGAGGTCGACAGCCAGCGCACCTTCGACCTGGAGTTCTGGCAGCCGTACGTGACGCGGCGGCCGGTCACCACGTACGAGAACGAGGGCGAGCCGCCGCCCTCGCGCGAGGAGGCGCGTTTCATCGGCGCGCAGATCGCCGCGACCTGGCTGGTCGAACGGGGGCGGGCGGCGATGGCGGAACTGCTGCCGGGCCGTCCCTATCTGCCCGGACCGGTGGACCAGGACCTGCTGATCGAGGCGGAGAGACTGCTCCAGCGCTCGCTGCGCGGGCACTCCGTCCTGCGGCGGGCGCTGCGGGACGGCTTCTGGCAGCACATGGAGAGCCAGTTCTGA
- a CDS encoding magnesium and cobalt transport protein CorA, with the protein MSMIRDLRAAVRPSLRKSNTAYSTYDSTRDPSASSAVVDCAVYRSGRRMKDEPCLTPHEAMLEVRKGGGFAWIGLHEPTDGEFAGIAAEFGLHPLAVEDAVHAHQRPKLERYDDTLFAVFKTIHYVEHAELTATSEVVETGEVMCFTGRDFVITVRHGGKGSLRALRHRLEEDSDLLAKGPSSVLHAIADHVVDGYIAVAAAVQDDIDEVEIDVFSAPAKGSPRGSDAGRIYQLKREVLEFKRAVAPLLRPMQLLSERPMRLVEPDVQKYFRDVADHLARVHEEVVGFDELLNSILQANLAQATVAQNEDMRKITSWAAIIAVPTAVCGVYGMNFEHMPELQWKYGYAMVLGGIAVVCLTIHRMLKRNGWL; encoded by the coding sequence ATGTCGATGATCCGTGACCTGCGTGCGGCGGTCCGTCCGTCCCTGCGCAAGAGCAACACCGCCTACAGCACGTACGACTCCACCCGTGACCCCTCGGCCTCCAGCGCCGTCGTGGACTGCGCCGTCTACCGGTCCGGCCGCCGGATGAAGGACGAGCCGTGTCTGACGCCGCACGAGGCGATGCTGGAGGTGCGCAAGGGCGGCGGGTTCGCCTGGATCGGTCTGCACGAGCCGACCGACGGTGAATTCGCCGGTATCGCCGCCGAGTTCGGGCTGCACCCGCTCGCCGTCGAGGACGCCGTGCACGCGCACCAGCGGCCCAAGCTGGAGCGGTACGACGACACGCTCTTCGCCGTCTTCAAGACCATCCACTACGTCGAGCACGCCGAACTCACCGCGACCAGCGAGGTGGTGGAGACCGGCGAGGTGATGTGCTTCACCGGCCGGGACTTCGTCATCACCGTGCGGCACGGCGGCAAGGGCTCGCTGCGCGCGCTGCGGCACCGGCTGGAGGAGGACAGCGACCTGCTCGCGAAGGGGCCGTCGTCCGTCCTGCACGCCATCGCCGACCATGTCGTGGACGGGTACATCGCGGTGGCCGCCGCCGTGCAGGACGACATCGACGAGGTCGAGATCGATGTGTTCTCGGCGCCCGCGAAGGGCAGCCCGCGCGGTTCGGACGCCGGGCGGATCTACCAACTCAAGCGCGAGGTACTGGAGTTCAAGCGGGCGGTGGCCCCGCTGCTGCGTCCGATGCAGTTGCTGAGCGAACGTCCGATGCGGCTGGTCGAGCCGGACGTGCAGAAGTACTTCCGCGATGTGGCGGACCATCTGGCCCGGGTGCACGAGGAAGTCGTCGGCTTCGACGAACTGCTGAACTCGATCCTCCAGGCCAATCTGGCGCAGGCGACGGTCGCGCAGAACGAGGACATGCGCAAGATCACGTCCTGGGCGGCGATCATCGCCGTACCGACGGCGGTCTGCGGGGTGTACGGCATGAACTTCGAGCACATGCCCGAACTCCAGTGGAAGTACGGCTACGCGATGGTGCTGGGCGGCATCGCCGTGGTCTGTCTCACCATCCACCGGATGCTGAAGCGCAACGGGTGGCTGTAG
- a CDS encoding suppressor of fused domain protein, producing the protein MAEVLSLVEARLRSVFGEPDARAAMTFVGTDRIEVLRFLDTGDPAGPDGGALVRYATLGMSARPMADPTVVVPDPSRGPRAELLLTVRAGHADTGKVLRPLAVLAASPQVEGVVVTPGASLDIGEPLWPGAPFSSVLVAEPGGLVPDLELDAPLDPVRFLPLLPMTPNEAAWKRVRGAAALQERWLERGTDPRDPRRGSVALD; encoded by the coding sequence ATGGCAGAAGTTCTCTCACTGGTCGAGGCCCGGTTGCGCTCGGTGTTCGGCGAACCCGACGCGCGTGCCGCGATGACGTTCGTGGGTACGGACCGGATCGAGGTACTCCGCTTCCTCGACACCGGGGACCCCGCCGGACCGGACGGGGGTGCCCTCGTGCGGTACGCCACGCTCGGCATGTCCGCGCGGCCCATGGCCGACCCCACGGTCGTCGTCCCCGACCCGTCCCGGGGACCGCGCGCCGAACTGCTCCTGACCGTACGCGCGGGGCACGCCGACACCGGCAAGGTGCTGCGCCCCCTCGCCGTCCTGGCGGCGTCGCCCCAGGTCGAGGGAGTGGTCGTCACACCGGGCGCCTCGCTGGACATCGGTGAACCGCTCTGGCCGGGCGCCCCGTTCAGCTCCGTGCTCGTCGCGGAGCCCGGCGGACTGGTCCCCGACCTCGAACTGGACGCGCCCCTCGACCCCGTACGGTTCCTGCCGCTGCTCCCGATGACCCCCAACGAGGCCGCGTGGAAGCGGGTCAGGGGAGCGGCGGCCCTCCAGGAGCGCTGGCTGGAACGGGGGACGGACCCGCGCGACCCCCGGCGCGGGTCGGTGGCGCTGGACTGA
- a CDS encoding DUF6758 family protein, protein MRGEPGCPKCAGRVRAPGLFADSWQCDTHGAVHPLQPVIPPSVEALGVVVNRARVPVWMPWPLPVGWLYTGVAYAGDDRSGGRATAVACEGPGPLGGTGELLLVAEELGVGLGARYAGIEGPDPGPHICVDKPAHAKLLAAGRPTPLWQVPEAPPDRAVFAGEALGLWLWAIVWPEQAGLLMYDELVLTDLRDAGAEVDLLPCGALSPRLLR, encoded by the coding sequence ATGAGGGGCGAACCAGGGTGCCCGAAGTGCGCCGGCCGGGTCAGGGCACCCGGTCTCTTCGCCGACTCCTGGCAGTGCGACACCCATGGCGCGGTGCATCCGTTGCAGCCGGTCATACCGCCCAGCGTGGAAGCCCTCGGTGTGGTCGTGAACCGCGCCCGTGTCCCCGTCTGGATGCCCTGGCCGCTGCCCGTCGGCTGGCTCTACACCGGCGTGGCGTACGCGGGTGACGACCGCAGCGGCGGCCGGGCCACCGCCGTCGCCTGCGAGGGCCCCGGCCCGCTGGGCGGCACGGGGGAACTGCTGCTGGTCGCGGAGGAGCTCGGGGTCGGCCTCGGGGCGCGGTACGCGGGCATCGAAGGCCCCGACCCGGGGCCGCACATCTGCGTCGACAAGCCCGCCCACGCCAAACTGCTGGCCGCCGGCCGCCCCACCCCGCTCTGGCAGGTGCCCGAGGCCCCGCCGGACCGCGCGGTCTTCGCGGGCGAGGCGCTCGGGCTGTGGCTCTGGGCGATCGTCTGGCCGGAGCAGGCGGGGCTGCTGATGTACGACGAACTGGTGCTCACCGATCTGCGGGACGCGGGCGCCGAGGTGGACCTGCTGCCGTGCGGGGCGCTGTCCCCGCGCCTGCTGCGCTGA